The nucleotide window TAAATTTTCTTTGCGTACATTGGCCTCAGGTCCTGCAAATACCCAATGTTATAGAAGGCGAGATTTTGCTGCTGTTGCTCTGCTCCCTTTTCTACTTCCTCATGTTGATATGGCGAGTGCGTAAGTACACTATTCAGCCACTATTACATTCCTATGTTGTACTTAATTCTCATACCTATGAGATAGAGTTCCTATCAATCTAATGCCATTAACCTACATTTAATGCGAGCATTTTCTTTATGGTCAATTTGTTGAACTGTACAATCATAGACTAGAATCGAGTATAGGAAGTGGATCATAGGCAATCAAGTATGAGTATGACCTAGAATATTGATTTGCAGAAAAGAGTAACCTACTCAAAGTTGTTTCTTGTTCTTTAAACATCCCTATGAACTTTGAGGTAGTTGTTTCTTGATCTTTAAACATCATCACCGTGATGATCTCAAAGAAGTTCCCTAATTAGGATTGACTTTGTAGAGCTGACTCATATGATGGATCAATTATTCAAAACGGTGTGAGGAATGTCTTATCCAAGGTGAAAGCAGCTGGCGTGCTTCGTTTGGTTTTCCATGATGCAGGGACTTTTGACATTAGTGACAAATCAGGTTAGATATTATTTGTATGTTATCAAAGTTTAATAACAGAGCAAGGTTTGCATGTGTTTAAAAGGTTAATGATCTAGAATTGGGAATTCAAATATGCTGAGGTTGAAGATATCTAAAAAATGATTGTTGCAAAGTAGAAAACACTAGAGAAACATTGATGATTGATGACAATATCTTGCAGGTGGCATGAATGGCTCCATAATCTATGAAGCTGACAGACCTGAAAATGCAGGACTTAGTAAATCCTTAAAGGTTCTTTTCCTCTTCAGAAAGTACCTTTACAACACATCTTTCTTCTTTGCTTGTTGTCATGGATAGTGCCATATCCTACCAAGGAACACCTAACTTGACATATCTGTTGATTGCTTTAAAACCAACCAGATACTACGAAAAGCAAAAGAAGGGATCGACCAGGTTCAGCAAGGTATGTGCTTTACACATGTGTTCTGTATTTAACTTAACTTTATCTGTATCCTGGAGTCAACCTTTTACTGTCTCTCTATAGTGTCATGGGCGGACTTGATCGCAGTGGCTGGTGCTGAAGCAGTTGCACTCTGTGGAGGGCCTGAAATTCCCATAAGATTAGGCCGTTTAGATTCCAGGTGCATCATAGTGGCCTGTCATTTTACAAATTCCTTGCAGCATTAACCAAACTTTTAGCTATTCCAGAGGCGTTCCTATTTAGTGCTTGTCATTATTCTTCTGAACTAACGCATTTCTCATGTAGTACTGCTGATCCGACCGGTAAACTTCCTGAAGAAACATTGGATGTTGTGGCCTTGAAAACATCATTTCGCAAAAAGGGCTTTTCGTGAGTCTTGCTTTTGTTCAACAACCTCTGTGAATTTCCGTTATCTATTTTGTATATTACCGAATGAAACTTAGCTCCAGTGGCCAAAATTGTATATCTGTATATGATTTTCCCTAGAATTCTGCCAAGGATTCCATAAAGCAGCCAGTGTCCATCCATGTCTGCTTGGCAGGACACAGGAGATGGTCGTTTTATCTGGAGCTCACACAATTGGGGGTAAAGGATTCGGGAATCCAAATGCTTTTGATAACGCCTATTTCAAAGTACTCCTTGAGAAGCCACGGCCGACTTCATGTGAGTGATTGCGATATTACCATCATTCCCTTTAATACCCCTTAACTTGTAAATGTACTTATGTGGTGTTCATGTGTGAAGCTGGCATGCCGATAGGGCTGCCCACGGACTGGGCACTCACTGAAGATGATGAATGCTTAAGGTATTCTATTGAAATAGACAGTCGGCTTTTCTTAACAATACATATCCATATTAGGGTTCATTCGACAAAGTTATGATCATCTTAGAGCCAGATGATTTGGCTTGCTTCAAGTTAGCCAGATAAGCTGGCTTACATGAATGGTAAAACTCAGAATAGTTCTAGGGGTGGTCCTAGTTTATAACATGCTGTAGATCACTCACAATCTTCTAAACACCATTTGCTTTCCTTACAAAAAACACCATTTGCTTGCCCAATCTCTCATTTTTAAAATACAAGCACCAATGAATGAACATAGTTGCCATCTGACTGAACTTTTGGTGACAAGCTAAGCAGCCTAAGCGACCTAAAAAACGTTAAGTAACCTACGCCAAATGGATCTTAGCCATTTTCCTTGCATATTTACGTCAGGTGACCGGCCCACTGACATCAGAGACACTAAACTGCTTGCAGGTGGATAAATATCTACGCGGAGGACCAGGATAAATTTTTCGCCGACTTCAGAGATGCATACACCAAGCTTGTAAATAGCGGAGCCTCGTGGAGAGCAGCTTAGTTAGAATTACTAAGTCTTTTTTTTTGTCTATTTCAAAAAAAAAGTCTTTTTTTTGTCAATAAGGAGGTGTCACCCCTGGTTCCCGGCCTCTGAATCTATTGATGCACAAAGCAAGTGTAAGATTCGTGGAAATTTTGTCTGCTCATTCCCTGTATATTGCTTTGGCTCGTTTGGAGCTCAGAAAATTTGTACAGAAAATAAACTACAGTTTGTCTGGTTCATGCACGGATCGACCTAGCGTTCTATTGCTGGGGCGGAAAACAAACTACAGTTTGTTTGGTCCGTTTTGTTGACATGAATAGATTTGCGCTATTCCAGACTGAACAATGTGGTAAGGGGTACGAGAGGAAGGAAGTGGTTAAAGTTGCGGTAATGCTATTAAGATGATGTTCGTTTGGCAGGGATGACAAATCAAACATTTTTTTATGGCAGTTTATATTGTCGCGGGGATGGAAAATTTAGTTTGCAAGCACGGCAAATCCTGACAAATAACTGAATTGAAGAAGATTTGCCATGCTTGTCTAAGCTTGTCATTCTCAGCCAACATAAATTGCAATGCAAATTTTACCGCAATTGCCATGCTTCCCAGCTGACGTTGGATGGTTAAGCCGGTCCTAAAGTTATGCTTAGAATAATGTATATGTACGGAATTGCAGTGCCAAAATCCCGCTCAAATTTATCTGGAAAATTTCCGGTTCTGACGGGCGGACATGAGCCGGTACGAAGGTGACAGCAGAGCATGTGAGGAACCACACACTGACGTCCATGTGTACGACGGCTACGAGTGATTAGCGCAGAGACGAGTTCGATGCAGGCGCAGAAACGATAAGCTCCATCAGTGGCTGGCTCCGCTTGGCCCTGAGCCCTCTGTCACTCCATGAGTCCATGTCGATGAACAGGTAAAGCCGCTGCGTCCTAGAAGATCCAGGCGATGGGATGAGGCCCACCGCAGCAGCAGCCAagccctccttcctcctcgccAGACACCAACCATTCCCGTTCCCGGAATCATCAAGGGCAGCAGCAGCAACCGATCCATGCAAGCCGCCCAAGAAGTCGAGGCGCGCTGGCCGGTCATGGCGAGCCGCGTCGGCAGGCAGCGATGAGCGCGGCCAGTCCGTGTCGACGGTGGCGACGACGCCGTCGGGGAGGCGGGcccggctgtcggcgcggcggCGGGAGAGCATCAGGCTCCTGGACGTGCTGCCGGGCCAGGGCGGCATCGGCGAGTTCCTGCGGCACCCCGCCGGCGTGGAGTCCCTGCTCAACACCCGGGCGCTGCAGAGCTTCGCGCCGGTGGAGCCGGAGTCGGAGTCGGGCCCGGCCGGCGCTTTCAGGTGCACGCTGCACCCCATGGGCTTCCTCGGCTTCCAGGTCGCCCCGGTCCTGGACCTCCGCGTCACCCCGACCGGCGACGACTGCACCGTCGAGATGCTCTCCTGCAGGGTAGGAGTACTTGCTAACATACACACGCTTGATTCCATGGACCTACCTATTCTCCCTGTGATACATACAGCTGAAATGATCTTTTCAATTTGCCTTTGGTGACAGTTTGAGGGTTCGGACTCGATCGAGCAGCAGAATGAGCTCTTTTCAGGTCACCAATCCATGCTCAGTCACATTCTTCACAAGCATTTTTATTTATCTCTGTCAATGGTGGAATAGTTGCATCAGTTATTCAGTTAGTTTATTATGTTCTACTCATAATTTGACACTTGCAACATTTGATATCTCTGCCCAATAGATAGTGTCATCACCATGATCAGTTAGTTTTAAATTTATTTTTTGGGAGATGCAATGTGCCTGAGCTGGAGTGTTGGATGTTGGCAGCGGTTATGACGAACCGAATAACATGGGGAGACAATGGTGATCAGGAGCCATGCTTGGACATCGATGTCAATCTGGAGGTCACACTGGAGGTAATATGTCATTCAGTTAGTGATGTAGTATAGCACCTGCTAGATGAGAATGGGATCACAATCTCACTAGCTTGCATCACAAAATTCACACTGACGCATGGTACTAGGATGATATGTTTAGTTGAATATTACCATCATCCCAGCTCTTAGGGATGAGTAGATGGCAAGGGTTTCCTACAAGACGAACCCTCAAGTTCCTCATATGTCGATTTTCAGGTGTACACGAAGCCATTCAGCTTGCTCCCGCTGTCGGCAGTGGAGAAACCAGGCAACCTGTAAGGCCCTGCATTCCTTAGAAGTTCCTGCACTTCAGAACAATAACTTCCTGATGCTTACAAAGTGGCAAGAAACTAGCTTTCGAAAGGATCGGTGCGCCCATCGAGATGCTTGACCGCCTAATGCACGCCTCAATTTACGCCGTTTTTCCAATTGTCATGAAACTGAATTTTACCTgtttcaaagaagaagaaaactgaATTTGACGGGTGTCACTTTTTTGAGTTAAGTAACATTGGCATCCACTGTATGTTTGTTTGGCAGGCTGATGCAAGGGCTGCTTGACAGGCTTGTCCCGATGCTGGGTGAGCAGCTGCTGAGGGACTACCACTCCTGGGTTCAGCAGCAGGCCCAGTCTTCGCATGAGCGAGCGACTGCCCAAAGTCTGAAAAAAACACTACCTACCTAGCAGATTCCTGGGATTCATGGCCGGGTCGGCTTTCATCAAATCCACCTGGCAGCAGCACCAAGAAAGAATCACGAGGACGCGGCATGAGTTAATTTGTCGATGCTTGCATGATATAAGAAAGAATCGTTTACTGTACATCCCATCCTAACCTTTGAGAGAAATCATTCGAATTTCGAAAAGGTTGTGCCTAGCTAACTTTTGACCCATGTACCACACATCTACTAGAAAACTCGTGCTGCACATTAGCATGATGTTGAAGGTTCTggttgttgttattgcatcagtCTCAATGTAATACTAGTAGATGTTACATTACACATGTTCAAACAGCATGAGGTTTTCCCTCAAGAAATTGCAGTGGTTGAAACTTCTCTAGTACAGTGACAACTTTAACAGTTCCAGACATATTTTCTGGGACAGTTTTCAAACATGTTCTGGGATATCTTCCGTATTATTCTGAATCACAATACACCCGAAGCAATACAAAGATTTCGATCTATCGACAGGCAAACCATACACAACAACAAATCAAGCCATTTTCAGATGACATGTACAACCATAATATAATAAAAAATCTGTGGTAAAGATCATCATCATTGTTTGCCCTGTACATTCCTTCACAAAAACTATATCCATCAGGGCTTCAAGGTATAAGAGCTTGCCTGTACAGCTCATCCTTGCCATCGGTAGGCGAGTTCCCAATGGGCATCGCTCTGTTAGGCAGCACCGTCTCTGCAGAGCTCAAAACACGCGCTGCATTCCGGTACCACGGCTGCAAATGAGGGTCAAGGGAAGGCGAGTGTGGCAGCATCACGGAGCCCCAGTCTCTCTGCCCTACCTG belongs to Triticum urartu cultivar G1812 chromosome 7, Tu2.1, whole genome shotgun sequence and includes:
- the LOC125523972 gene encoding uncharacterized protein LOC125523972, coding for MRPTAAAAKPSFLLARHQPFPFPESSRAAAATDPCKPPKKSRRAGRSWRAASAGSDERGQSVSTVATTPSGRRARLSARRRESIRLLDVLPGQGGIGEFLRHPAGVESLLNTRALQSFAPVEPESESGPAGAFRCTLHPMGFLGFQVAPVLDLRVTPTGDDCTVEMLSCRFEGSDSIEQQNELFSAVMTNRITWGDNGDQEPCLDIDVNLEVTLEVYTKPFSLLPLSAVEKPGNLLMQGLLDRLVPMLGEQLLRDYHSWVQQQAQSSHERATAQSLKKTLPT